Proteins co-encoded in one Astyanax mexicanus isolate ESR-SI-001 chromosome 1, AstMex3_surface, whole genome shotgun sequence genomic window:
- the gem gene encoding GTP-binding protein GEM, protein MTLLASVRRHSLRVQQRLHRWSICGTEGGHLLTDGPSTSSAAAGPPRSRSCCYEEPPALPPSASGPFTVVLLGEDGVGKTALASIFAGAADSMQCDCEQYGGETVEQHMVVDGESATVTLLDMWDSQNGDSCPQSGDAFIIVYSITDRASFQKASELRVQLRQEREPNQTPIILVGNKCDLVRRREVSVNEGRTCAMVFDCKFIETSAAMQHNVWPLFEGIVRQLRLRRDSAEAINRWRAQFQQSESVHKKAKRFIDKLVAKKNKHAAFRLRSKSCHDLSVL, encoded by the exons ATGACTCTCCTCGCGAGCGTGCGGCGCCACAGCCTGCGCGTGCAGCAGCGCCTGCACCGGTGGAGCATCTGCGGGACGGAGGGAGGGCACCTGCTGACTGACGGACCCTCCACCTCCTCCGCTGCTGCAGGACCGCCGCGCTCCCGCTCCTGCTGCTACGAGGAGCCCCCCGCCCTGCCCCCCAGCGCCAGCGGACCCTTCACCGTGGTGCTGCTGGGGGAAGACGGCGTGGGAAAGACGGCGCTCGCGAGCATTTTCGCCGGGGCTGCAGACAGCATGCAGTGCGACTGCGAGCAGTATGGAG GTGAGACGGTGGAGCAGCACATGGTGGTGGATGGTGAAAGTGCTACCGTTACATTATTGGACATGTGGGATTCCCAG AATGGAGACAGCTGCCCACAGTCCGGAGATGCCTTCATCATCGTCTACTCCATAACAGACAGAGCCAGTTTCCAGAAAGCTTCTGAACTGCGAGTGCAGCTGCGGCAAGAGCGCGAGCCTAATCAGACTCCCATCATCCTCGTGGGCAACAAGTGTGACCTTGTCCGGAGGAGAGAAGTGTCAGTCAATG AGGGTCGAACTTGTGCAATGGTCTTCGACTGCAAGTTCATTGAAACATCAGCAGCGATGCAGCACAACGTCTGGCCCCTGTTCGAGGGCATTGTCCGCCAGCTGCGTCTGCGGAGGGACAGCGCCGAGGCCATCAACCGATGGCGAGCTCAGTTCCAGCAGTCCGAAAGCGTCCATAAGAAAGCCAAGCGCTTCATTGATAAACTGGTGGCCAAAAAGAACAAGCATGCAGCGTTCAGGCTGAGGTCCAAATCCTGCCATGATCTGTCCGTTCTGTGA